Within Populus trichocarpa isolate Nisqually-1 chromosome 6, P.trichocarpa_v4.1, whole genome shotgun sequence, the genomic segment AAGGAATGACGAGAACACAGAGAGAACACCAGATCGCTAGATCACAAGGTTTAGGGGATTTGGTTGTCACATTTGACATTGAAGCTGCTGTAGAATGAATCTTTACTGAGGACAAAAAATGTGAACCTGGTGGTAAACAGATTGAAATAAAGGTGGTGGAACCAAAGAGTATTGAGAACCGGTGGTGATAATGGCAGTGCAGCAAAGTCTTCACATTTTAAAACAGCAGTACAAAGGCACAGTGTCAAGCAATTGAACATATACAACCATTGTCCTAATCTCTGAAGGACAACATGCTACAACAACTAAGCCCCAAACTCATATTAGCTGAAATTGGCTATTACGGTTCCTTTTGTGCCATAGCGCACAACCATATCAAGGACAACATGCTACAAATTACATTATTCAGGGGGCTACTAATTTCGGCAAATACCTCTCAGTAGTGATAGGATGTGGAGACTCTCATCCCCTTGTGCTGGTCACATCTCTTCCTCCCCTGAACAGGTGCTCTCAAACAGACAGAACCGTCACGTAATGTAACCTCACAAATTGGTGCATCGAACCTCAGCGAGGAACTGTCTACCCCAGAAAAGTTACATTCAACCCTCTTGCCTTTATGCTGCCAACATCTTTTGTTTCCCTGAATGGGTTGCCTTCTGCAGAATGAACCATTTCCCAACATTACTCCACAAGTATTGGGAAAAAGTTCCTTGACAGGATTATTTGAAGATCCACATTGCCAGGTACTATATGCATTATGTTTAGATGAGGCATTGTTGTTTACGCTGTCAGCAAAAGAATTGAATACTGAACTGGGGGCAGACATACGGATTTTTTCTTCTGCTGCTGGCTCTGAACTGTCTACCCCAGACAAGTTACATTCAACCCTCTGGCCTTTATGCTGCCAGCATCTTTTGTTTCCCTGAATGGGTTGCCTTCTGCAGAATGAACCATTTCCCAACATTACTGCACAAATATTGGGAAAATGTTCCTTGACAGGATTATTTGAAGATCCACATTGCCAGGTACTATCTGCATTATGTTTAGATGAGGCATTGTTGTTTACGCTGTCAGCAAAAGAATTGAATACCAAACTGGGGGCAGACATACGGATTTTGTCTTCTACTGCTGGCTCTGAACTGTCTACCCCAGACAAGTTACATTCAACCCTCTGGCCTTTATGCTGCCAGCATCTTTTGTTTCCCAGAATGGGTTGCCTTCTGCAGAATGAACCATTTCCCAACATTACTCCACAAGTATTGGGAAAATGTTCCTTGACAGGATTATTTGAAGATCCACATTGCCAGGTACTATCTGCATTATGTTTAGATGAGGCATTGTTGTTTACGCTGTCAGCAAAAGAATTGAATACCGAACTGGGGGCAGACATACGGATTTTTTCTTCTGCTGCTGGCTCTGAACTGTCTACCCCAGACAAGTTACATTCAACCCTCTGGCCTTTATGCTGCCAGCATCTTTTGTTTCCCAGAATGGGTTGCCTTCTGCAGAATGAACCATTTCCCAACATTACTCCACAAGTATTGGGAAAATGTTCCTTGACAGGATTATTTGAAGATCCACATTGCCAGGTACTATCTGCATTATGTTTAGATGAGGCATTGTTGTTTACGCCGTCAGCAAAAGAATTGAATACCGAACTGGGGGCAGACATACGGATTTTGTCTTCTGCTGCTGGCTCTAAGACGGAGGTGTTAACCCGCATCCCCTTGTGTTCTTCACATCTTTTCCTCCCT encodes:
- the LOC7484668 gene encoding protein EFFECTOR OF TRANSCRIPTION 2 isoform X2, with translation MDVGARLKREDYKRTKHDSSFSKWQLLIGPSDWQDYFSGKEGASRYRIHNLPTTSGPGLYELGIAVPRSGLSRRDGGKLVRDDIVVVYLGQADNVRTRLQQYGRSGAHLGNTYSTGHVNDSKDDSLQKGLGLFEEIFSRGQSIVYRWALMKDKRDAEETEGKLLGTFDYAWNKGSNGTRRPSDVLQKLNSRTTRPPDIFQWLPFSSHKLGGIKIKASKPLSPEKHAGFGDEDSKKLFFGIFKLSRSQPRLVTDKYGINEDSDCICGFIMVDGIPCRRPPVPGGERCEEHKGRRVYGSSYKSIAQGNLHYPHGANLDSTTHNDREHETTCGVNLGDGTFCRKQAVAGRKRCEEHKGMRVNTSVLEPAAEDKIRMSAPSSVFNSFADGVNNNASSKHNADSTWQCGSSNNPVKEHFPNTCGVMLGNGSFCRRQPILGNKRCWQHKGQRVECNLSGVDSSEPAAEEKIRMSAPSSVFNSFADSVNNNASSKHNADSTWQCGSSNNPVKEHFPNICAVMLGNGSFCRRQPIQGNKRCWQHKGQRVECNLSGVDSSEPAAEEKIRMSAPSSVFNSFADSVNNNASSKHNAYSTWQCGSSNNPVKELFPNTCGVMLGNGSFCRRQPIQGNKRCWQHKGKRVECNFSGVDSSSLRFDAPICEVTLRDGSVCLRAPVQGRKRCDQHKGMRVSTSYHY
- the LOC7484668 gene encoding protein EFFECTOR OF TRANSCRIPTION 2 isoform X3; amino-acid sequence: MDVGARLKREDYKRTKHDSSFSKWQLLIGPSDWQDYFSGKEGASRYRIHNLPTTSGPGLYELGIAVPRSGLSRRDGGKLVRDDIVVVYLGQADNVRTRLQQYGRSGAHLGNTYSTGHVNDSKDDSLQKGLGLFEEIFSRGQSIVYRWALMKDKRDAEETEGKLLGTFDYAWNKGSNGTRRPSDVLQKLNSRTTRPPDIFQWLPFSSHKLGGIKIKASKPLSPEKHAGFGDEDSKKLFFGIFKLSRSQPRLVTDKYGINEDSDCICGFIMVDGIPCRRPPVPGGERCEEHKGRRVYGSSYKSIAQGNLHYPHGANLDSTTHNDREHETTCGVNLGDGTFCRKQAVAGRKRCEEHKGMRVNTSVLEPAAEDKIRMSAPSSVFNSFADGVNNNASSKHNADSTWQCGSSNNPVKEHFPNTCGVMLGNGSFCRRQPILGNKRCWQHKGQRVECNLSGVDSSEPAAEEKIRMSAPSSVFNSFADSVNNNASSKHNADSTWQCGSSNNPVKEHFPNTCGVMLGNGSFCRRQPILGNKRCWQHKGQRVECNLSGVDSSEPAVEDKIRMSAPSLVFNSFADSVNNNASSKHNADSTWQCGSSNNPVKELFPNTCGVMLGNGSFCRRQPIQGNKRCWQHKGKRVECNFSGVDSSSLRFDAPICEVTLRDGSVCLRAPVQGRKRCDQHKGMRVSTSYHY
- the LOC7484668 gene encoding protein EFFECTOR OF TRANSCRIPTION 2 isoform X1, yielding MDVGARLKREDYKRTKHDSSFSKWQLLIGPSDWQDYFSGKEGASRYRIHNLPTTSGPGLYELGIAVPRSGLSRRDGGKLVRDDIVVVYLGQADNVRTRLQQYGRSGAHLGNTYSTGHVNDSKDDSLQKGLGLFEEIFSRGQSIVYRWALMKDKRDAEETEGKLLGTFDYAWNKGSNGTRRPSDVLQKLNSRTTRPPDIFQWLPFSSHKLGGIKIKASKPLSPEKHAGFGDEDSKKLFFGIFKLSRSQPRLVTDKYGINEDSDCICGFIMVDGIPCRRPPVPGGERCEEHKGRRVYGSSYKSIAQGNLHYPHGANLDSTTHNDREHETTCGVNLGDGTFCRKQAVAGRKRCEEHKGMRVNTSVLEPAAEDKIRMSAPSSVFNSFADGVNNNASSKHNADSTWQCGSSNNPVKEHFPNTCGVMLGNGSFCRRQPILGNKRCWQHKGQRVECNLSGVDSSEPAAEEKIRMSAPSSVFNSFADSVNNNASSKHNADSTWQCGSSNNPVKEHFPNTCGVMLGNGSFCRRQPILGNKRCWQHKGQRVECNLSGVDSSEPAVEDKIRMSAPSLVFNSFADSVNNNASSKHNADSTWQCGSSNNPVKEHFPNICAVMLGNGSFCRRQPIQGNKRCWQHKGQRVECNLSGVDSSEPAAEEKIRMSAPSSVFNSFADSVNNNASSKHNAYSTWQCGSSNNPVKELFPNTCGVMLGNGSFCRRQPIQGNKRCWQHKGKRVECNFSGVDSSSLRFDAPICEVTLRDGSVCLRAPVQGRKRCDQHKGMRVSTSYHY